The proteins below are encoded in one region of Natronococcus sp. CG52:
- a CDS encoding uracil-xanthine permease family protein, translated as MTGENDNTDQGRTDGGSVSREEASFVEYGIEDKPPLGESIFLGVQHYLTMIGATVAIPLILAGAMEMPAAETARLVGTFFVVSGIATLLQTTVGNRYPIVQGGTFALLAPALAVIGALGAQGVGWQVTLLELQGAIIAAAVVQVLLGYIGALGKLKYYLSPVVIAPVIVLIGLSLIGVEDVTRPDQNWWLLGLTLFLIVLFSQYLDQYSRYAKLFPVLLGIVAAWVLAAVLSVTGAYGPETVGYVDTGAVAEASAIQVITPLQWGMPRLTLAFTVGIFAGVVASMIESMGDYYAVARIAGVGAPSEKRINHGIGMEGVGNVIAGIMGTGNGSTSYGENIGAIGITGVASRYVVQIGAIVMLIVGFVGYFGALITTIPSPIVGALYIAMFGQIAAVGLSNLKYVDLDASRNVFIIGIALFLGLAVPEYMANVGGAEEFREIASGAAVVGPVLGQQLVADTIFVIGSTTMAVGGIVAFVLDNTIRGTKDERGLTQWEQLAEDDEEFVTFFEEMRSGDEPRPVDRAD; from the coding sequence ATGACGGGTGAAAACGACAACACGGATCAGGGACGAACGGATGGGGGTTCAGTCTCGCGAGAGGAAGCGTCGTTCGTCGAGTACGGCATCGAAGACAAGCCACCGCTCGGTGAGTCGATCTTCCTCGGCGTACAGCACTACCTGACGATGATCGGGGCGACGGTCGCGATCCCGTTGATCCTCGCCGGGGCGATGGAGATGCCCGCGGCGGAAACGGCCCGCCTCGTCGGGACGTTCTTCGTCGTCTCGGGTATCGCGACGCTATTACAGACGACGGTCGGAAACCGCTACCCGATCGTTCAGGGCGGAACGTTCGCGCTCCTCGCGCCCGCCCTCGCCGTCATCGGCGCGCTCGGCGCACAGGGGGTCGGCTGGCAAGTAACGCTACTCGAGTTACAGGGAGCGATCATCGCGGCCGCAGTGGTTCAGGTCCTGCTCGGCTACATCGGGGCCCTGGGAAAACTCAAGTACTACCTCTCGCCGGTCGTGATCGCGCCGGTGATCGTCCTGATCGGTCTCTCGTTGATCGGCGTCGAAGACGTGACGAGGCCGGACCAGAACTGGTGGCTGCTGGGACTGACCCTGTTCCTGATCGTGCTGTTCTCCCAGTATCTCGACCAGTACAGCCGTTACGCGAAGCTATTCCCGGTGCTGCTTGGCATCGTCGCCGCCTGGGTCCTCGCCGCAGTGCTCTCCGTGACCGGCGCCTACGGTCCGGAAACGGTCGGATACGTCGACACGGGGGCCGTCGCCGAGGCGTCTGCGATTCAGGTAATCACGCCGTTGCAATGGGGTATGCCGCGGCTCACCCTCGCTTTCACCGTGGGGATTTTCGCCGGCGTCGTCGCGTCGATGATCGAGAGTATGGGTGACTACTACGCGGTCGCCCGGATCGCCGGCGTCGGTGCGCCCAGCGAGAAGCGCATCAACCACGGCATCGGGATGGAAGGAGTCGGCAACGTCATCGCCGGCATCATGGGAACTGGAAACGGGTCAACCTCCTACGGCGAGAACATCGGTGCGATCGGGATCACCGGCGTCGCATCCCGGTACGTCGTCCAGATCGGCGCGATCGTGATGTTGATCGTCGGGTTCGTCGGTTACTTCGGCGCGTTGATCACGACGATTCCGTCGCCGATCGTCGGCGCGCTGTACATCGCGATGTTCGGACAGATCGCCGCAGTCGGACTGTCGAACCTCAAGTACGTCGATCTCGACGCATCGCGGAACGTCTTCATCATCGGTATCGCGCTCTTCCTCGGTCTGGCGGTGCCGGAGTACATGGCGAACGTCGGCGGCGCCGAGGAGTTCCGGGAGATCGCCTCGGGTGCCGCGGTAGTCGGCCCGGTCCTCGGGCAACAACTCGTCGCCGACACGATATTCGTCATCGGTTCGACCACGATGGCCGTCGGCGGGATCGTCGCCTTCGTGCTCGACAACACGATCCGCGGTACGAAAGAC